CGTGGATCGTCCCATTCAATGGACTCTTATAGTTAGTTACTTCATGACTCGTGCATACACTCtttaacacacacacacacaaaaaaaaagaaagcatcAGAACAATCTAATCAcattctgttttttcttttaaggttcacttatgtttttttaaccTGGTAAACCGGGCATGTTCTCTCGTAGTTATGTGCATGTCCATACACTGCAATGTCCACTCTGTACTTCTTCCAGAGCTTTTCAAGATGAACTCTCCCAAATGGTTCAGAAAAACGGCCTGTTTTGGCGTAGAACTCAGTGGAGGAATAACCGAGAACCCGGTGAGCTAAGAAAATAAGCCACGGCTGCTTTTTTCTGTCGACTGATGCGAAACAGTGCTCAATGAACTTGTATTGATCAGTTCCTTCTCTCCAGTCCTGCTCCGTGTCAGCAACACAGAACCTAAACATTCCGTAGTCGCTAGAGTACCATAGCTTATCTCTGTTTCGAGAAGGAATGTAGAACATTGTCTCAGCTGGTACACCACATTCTCCTCCAGAATCTACACCATGGTAAAACGATCCCGAGTAGGGCCAGTCACGCTCATGGTTCCCGCTGCACATAGTTAACTTTCAGATACTCAGGTAAACATATCAAACATGCAaaagagagacaaaaaaaaaaccttgcaATCATGTATGGAACAGTGGAAGCAATGGGCTCAATCTGAGCTGTGAATTGGTCCCACTGCGAGAGATATCCACTTGCGTAACATATATCTCCAATGTGGAAAACTGCATCTGTATTCTTTAGGTCTTTGATGAGTTGCTTTGTGGTGTTGAGAGAAGGGCGTTGGATACTATTGTAGTCATTTGAGCCATCAACCTCAGCCTGcacaattatatataaaaaaaaagtaatgaatATATAGTCTTGAGACTACAACAGATAAGAAGAACAATCTGATATGCTTTTTTTAGACCAAACCTTCCCCATGTCTCCAAAGATTACAATATGTTGGAGAGAGTCTTGGCCCGGAAACGGAGAAGATTTGAAGCGATACTCTTCACTCCATACCAATGCACCGTTGGAAAGAAGCCTATGCCCAACTTTGTACGTATAAGTGGAGCTCGGCCACAAGTCATTGAGGAAAGACGTGTGTATGTATCCAGGATCACGCCATCCCACAGTCCTTGCAGGAGCACCGCACAAGTCTTTACGTCCGAAAGTCAACGTCCCAGCAGGAGGTGAGAGTTTACGTTTTCCTCCTTTGATGCCCCACTCGACTAGAGGTTCTGCTATATCGGGTGCGTAACCACTAGTCCATGTCACCGTCATCTGTTTAAAAGAGACACGTTTAAGGATCTCTCCATTTCCAAGtgaaaaggttttttttttacaggatCTTACTTCATTCCATTCTTTGCCTAACGCCAAGCGAGGG
The Raphanus sativus cultivar WK10039 unplaced genomic scaffold, ASM80110v3 Scaffold2131, whole genome shotgun sequence genome window above contains:
- the LOC108841847 gene encoding probable inactive purple acid phosphatase 1; the protein is MREQPYFVILLLLIVVVGAIQQVKCFHIEKPLSGIAIHKTTVHLNEQAHVKASPTVLGSNGQHSEHVLVEFSSLYPSDDDWIGVFSPADFMASTCPGDNKQMVSRPRLCSAPIKFQYANISNPRYNSTGIGSLKLQLINQRSDFSFALFSGGLLNPKLVAVSNRVAFENPNAPVYPRLALGKEWNEMTVTWTSGYAPDIAEPLVEWGIKGGKRKLSPPAGTLTFGRKDLCGAPARTVGWRDPGYIHTSFLNDLWPSSTYTYKVGHRLLSNGALVWSEEYRFKSSPFPGQDSLQHIVIFGDMGKAEVDGSNDYNSIQRPSLNTTKQLIKDLKNTDAVFHIGDICYASGYLSQWDQFTAQIEPIASTVPYMIASGNHERDWPYSGSFYHGVDSGGECGVPAETMFYIPSRNRDKLWYSSDYGMFRFCVADTEQDWREGTDQYKFIEHCFASVDRKKQPWLIFLAHRVLGYSSTEFYAKTGRFSEPFGRVHLEKLWKKYRVDIAVYGHAHNYERTCPVYQSVCTSHEVTNYKSPLNGTIHVVAGGGGAHLAEFSEEKPSWSLFRDYDHGYVKLTAVDHSTLLFEYKKSSDGRVHDSFKISREYRDGSACGVDSCPATTHAT